One Thiocapsa bogorovii DNA segment encodes these proteins:
- a CDS encoding PP2C family protein-serine/threonine phosphatase — MSGALTTALTFEYAWRTDRGRVRSGNEDAVAVDPELGFLIVADGIGGAQAGEVASALATDLIATRFREQMAYRLHPDAAKGFVETAIQDANVAIWTLSKAEPDLSGMGTTVVVGAVGEDWLAFGYVGDSRLYRLRNGRLEQLSRDHSFIQEVVDQGFFSTREDARRYGIGANILTRALGSSPKVKVSCGVSDLALGDIFLFCTDGLTGMVPEDWLCQVLTASFGNDLEPAAEALVRLANERGGNDNITLALLRVGAPSLDGA; from the coding sequence ATGAGTGGCGCCCTTACGACCGCTCTCACCTTCGAATATGCCTGGCGAACCGACCGCGGTCGCGTGCGTTCGGGTAACGAGGATGCCGTGGCCGTCGACCCTGAGCTCGGCTTCTTGATTGTGGCGGACGGTATCGGCGGCGCTCAGGCCGGCGAGGTCGCAAGCGCCTTGGCGACGGACCTCATCGCCACGCGTTTTCGAGAGCAGATGGCCTACCGACTGCATCCGGACGCGGCGAAGGGGTTCGTCGAGACGGCGATCCAGGACGCCAATGTCGCCATTTGGACGCTGAGCAAAGCCGAGCCGGATCTCTCCGGGATGGGGACAACCGTGGTTGTGGGGGCCGTCGGGGAAGATTGGCTAGCCTTCGGCTACGTGGGTGACTCGCGACTGTATCGGCTGCGCAACGGGCGATTGGAGCAGCTTTCGCGGGACCACTCCTTCATCCAAGAGGTGGTCGATCAAGGATTCTTCAGCACGCGCGAGGACGCCCGCCGTTACGGCATCGGGGCGAACATCCTGACCCGAGCACTCGGGTCGTCGCCCAAGGTCAAGGTCTCCTGCGGGGTCTCCGATCTCGCGCTCGGCGACATCTTTTTGTTTTGTACGGACGGTCTAACGGGCATGGTCCCGGAAGACTGGCTGTGTCAAGTGCTGACCGCGAGCTTCGGGAACGATCTCGAGCCTGCTGCAGAGGCGCTTGTGCGTCTCGCCAACGAGCGTGGCGGCAACGACAACATCACCTTGGCGCTGCTGCGGGTCGGCGCTCCGTCGCTTGATGGCGCCTAA
- a CDS encoding DsbC family protein, with product MTKARVSALALAALMLAAQSAWASPEKTIREALGKIVPGIEIDSVTASPVQGLYEVMVGTQLMYVTADGRYFVDGRIVDLKTREDLTEPRLATVRKDLVDGVGESKMVVFEPEDAKHTVTVFTDIECGYCRKLHSQIDDYLKEGIRVRYLFYPRAGQGSPAYTEAVSVWCAGDAAAQRTAMTDAKAGKPIPDKTCENPVDAHMALGAELGLRGTPAILTETGELIPGYVEPKRLAAQLNGAPGS from the coding sequence ATGACCAAAGCCAGAGTTTCCGCGCTCGCCCTAGCCGCCCTGATGCTCGCCGCGCAGTCCGCGTGGGCGTCACCCGAGAAGACCATTCGCGAGGCGTTGGGCAAGATCGTTCCAGGCATTGAAATCGACAGCGTGACGGCTTCCCCCGTGCAGGGGCTCTACGAGGTCATGGTCGGCACTCAGTTGATGTACGTCACCGCCGACGGTCGTTATTTCGTCGACGGACGAATCGTCGATCTGAAGACGCGCGAGGATCTGACAGAGCCGCGTCTGGCAACGGTCCGTAAGGACTTGGTCGATGGCGTTGGGGAGTCCAAGATGGTCGTCTTCGAGCCGGAGGACGCCAAGCACACGGTGACCGTCTTCACCGACATCGAGTGCGGGTACTGCCGCAAACTGCATAGCCAGATCGACGACTACCTCAAAGAAGGGATTCGTGTCCGTTATCTCTTCTATCCCCGCGCGGGCCAGGGCAGTCCCGCTTATACCGAGGCGGTATCGGTCTGGTGTGCCGGGGATGCCGCCGCCCAGCGCACGGCCATGACCGACGCGAAGGCTGGTAAGCCGATCCCGGATAAGACCTGCGAGAACCCAGTCGACGCGCACATGGCGCTTGGCGCGGAGCTCGGTCTGCGCGGCACCCCGGCCATCCTCACCGAAACCGGCGAGTTGATTCCGGGCTATGTGGAGCCCAAGCGTCTGGCGGCCCAGCTCAACGGCGCGCCTGGATCCTGA
- a CDS encoding PD-(D/E)XK nuclease family protein, producing MTTESLKETIKRELPTWLREDPAFRTYVLELTRNEYADRRETGDRFYELLGELRRDREKQERKWEANQAELERMHEEQAQEWEQQNRRWDENQAEWRRLWDENRAEQSRLWEESRADSNRRWDENQEELKRLHNEVMAQAQKFDRGIGALVSSWGLQSEKAFRDALAAILEQSFDVQVVNVTDYDDSGEVFGRPDQIELDVIIKNGLLLICELKSSIDKAGLYIFERKARFYERRHERKADRLIVISPMIDARARKVGERLEIEMYGDSTEVEAF from the coding sequence ATGACCACGGAATCCCTAAAAGAAACCATCAAGCGAGAGCTGCCGACCTGGCTGCGCGAAGATCCCGCGTTCCGGACCTATGTCCTCGAATTGACACGAAACGAGTACGCCGACCGAAGAGAGACCGGAGATCGATTCTACGAGCTGCTTGGCGAGCTACGTCGAGACCGCGAGAAGCAGGAGCGGAAGTGGGAAGCGAACCAGGCCGAGCTTGAGCGCATGCACGAGGAGCAAGCGCAAGAATGGGAGCAGCAGAACCGCCGTTGGGACGAAAACCAAGCCGAGTGGCGCCGGCTTTGGGACGAGAACCGAGCGGAGCAGAGTCGTCTTTGGGAGGAGAGCCGCGCGGACAGCAATCGCCGCTGGGACGAGAACCAGGAAGAGCTGAAGCGCCTGCATAACGAGGTCATGGCGCAGGCGCAGAAATTCGATCGCGGCATCGGTGCGCTCGTCTCGAGTTGGGGGCTCCAATCGGAGAAGGCGTTCCGCGATGCCCTGGCCGCTATCCTGGAACAGAGCTTCGACGTGCAGGTGGTCAACGTCACCGACTACGACGACTCGGGCGAGGTTTTCGGCCGTCCGGACCAGATCGAGCTGGATGTCATTATCAAGAACGGCCTGCTGCTGATCTGCGAGCTGAAGTCCTCGATCGACAAGGCCGGCCTGTACATCTTCGAGCGCAAGGCGCGTTTCTACGAGCGGCGCCACGAGCGCAAGGCCGATCGCCTGATCGTCATCTCGCCGATGATCGACGCCAGAGCCCGTAAGGTCGGCGAGCGGCTCGAGATCGAGATGTATGGGGACTCGACCGAGGTCGAGGCCTTCTGA
- a CDS encoding TSUP family transporter, which translates to MDSPEIALILFGLALLAGFVDAIAGGGGLITIPALLWAGLSPVESLATNKAQAVFGSGSATIHFMRKGMIEPRSAAFAVACTFVGAALGAILVQQIDSAALQRLIPILLVGFALYFLFSPRVSDLDSHQRLSTPAFALTVGTGVGLYDGFFGPGTGTFFAMGYVALLGYNMRRATAHTKLLNFTSNLTALIFFMVGGHVVWIVAASMAVGQLLGAWLGSHLVLKHGAVLVRPILVVSSVLISAKLLLDQFNGA; encoded by the coding sequence GTGGATTCCCCCGAGATTGCCTTGATCCTGTTCGGCCTCGCGCTGCTCGCAGGCTTTGTCGATGCCATCGCCGGCGGCGGCGGACTCATCACCATCCCTGCCCTGCTCTGGGCCGGTCTGAGCCCGGTCGAAAGCCTGGCGACCAACAAGGCGCAAGCGGTGTTCGGCAGCGGCAGTGCAACCATCCACTTCATGCGCAAGGGCATGATCGAGCCGCGCAGCGCGGCCTTCGCGGTAGCATGCACCTTCGTCGGCGCCGCGCTCGGCGCGATCCTGGTTCAGCAGATCGACAGCGCCGCGCTGCAGCGCCTCATCCCGATCCTGCTGGTCGGGTTCGCGCTCTACTTTCTCTTCTCGCCGCGGGTCTCGGATCTGGACTCGCACCAGCGGCTTTCGACGCCGGCCTTCGCCTTGACGGTGGGAACCGGCGTCGGCCTCTACGATGGTTTTTTCGGCCCCGGCACCGGGACCTTCTTCGCGATGGGGTATGTCGCGCTGCTCGGCTACAACATGCGCCGCGCCACGGCTCACACCAAACTGCTCAATTTCACAAGCAACTTGACTGCGTTGATCTTTTTCATGGTCGGCGGACACGTTGTCTGGATCGTCGCCGCCTCGATGGCGGTCGGCCAACTCCTCGGCGCTTGGTTGGGCTCGCATCTGGTACTCAAGCACGGCGCCGTCCTGGTGCGACCTATCCTGGTCGTGTCGTCGGTCCTGATCTCCGCCAAGCTCCTGTTGGATCAATTCAACGGGGCCTGA
- the mutS gene encoding DNA mismatch repair protein MutS — MDKPDQSAHTPVMQQYLRLKAEYPDMLLFYRMGDFYELFFEDAERAARLLDITLTKRGQSAGRPIPMAGVPYHAAEAYLARLVRKGVSVAICEQIGDPAKSKGPVERKVVRLVTPGTLTDEALLDDRRENLLTAIAEGRDNYGLAFSELSSGRFSVLEVATREALASELERLKPAEVLVGEDSRLPELLRIDRGVTRRPSWHFDRDTGERLLCDQFGTRDLNGFGCTGLDLAIGAAGCLLQYVRDTQFAALPHLRGLTTEQRDEALILDAATRRNLEITESLGGRPEHTLAGVLDRTATAMGSRLLRRWLGRPLRSRSDVQSRHAAIGTLIDTGVQTDLQTVLAGIGDLERILSRIALRSARPRDLAALRDALAVLPDLRAPLDGCDDPLLLTLAEAIGTHPEVLDLLRRAIITQPPMLIRDGGVIASGLDPELDRLRELSSNADRFLLDLETRERERTGISGLKVGYNRVHGYFIELGRSQADQVPEDYIRRQTLKGVERYVTPELKRFEDEVLSSRERALAREKALYEDLLGTLAGSLAPLQASAEAIATLDVLANLAERARALDWTRPRLTDEAIIEIEDGRHPVVETVLDDPFIANGLRLDRRRRMLVITGPNMGGKSTYMRQNALIVLLAFSGSYVPARTASIGPIDRIFSRIGASDDLAGGRSTFMVEMEETANILNNATAQSLVLMDEVGRGTSTFDGLSLAWSCAVELATRIGAYGLFATHYFELTTLPEEYPGIANVHLDAVEHGARIVFMHALREGPANQSYGLAVAALAGVPTPVIARARVRLRELEAGARRHAERDAVQLSLFPPDPEPAAPHPLLEVMETIEPDSLTPRAALDLLYRLKDLSADRPSVA, encoded by the coding sequence ATGGATAAACCAGATCAGAGTGCACACACCCCGGTGATGCAGCAGTACCTCCGCCTCAAGGCGGAGTATCCGGACATGCTGCTCTTCTATCGGATGGGCGATTTCTATGAGCTGTTCTTTGAGGACGCCGAGCGCGCCGCGCGGCTGCTGGACATCACCCTGACCAAGCGAGGGCAGTCGGCGGGTCGGCCGATCCCGATGGCGGGCGTACCCTACCACGCCGCCGAGGCCTATCTGGCGCGCCTGGTCCGCAAGGGTGTCTCCGTGGCGATCTGCGAGCAGATCGGTGACCCGGCCAAGAGCAAGGGCCCGGTCGAGCGTAAGGTGGTACGCCTGGTCACCCCGGGGACCCTGACCGACGAGGCCTTGCTCGACGATCGGCGCGAGAACCTGCTGACGGCGATCGCCGAAGGGCGTGACAACTATGGCCTGGCGTTTTCGGAACTGTCGAGCGGGCGGTTCTCGGTCCTGGAAGTGGCCACCCGCGAGGCTTTGGCGAGCGAACTGGAGCGCTTGAAGCCGGCCGAGGTCTTGGTCGGAGAGGACAGCCGGCTACCCGAGTTGCTGCGCATCGACCGAGGTGTCACCCGCCGCCCGAGCTGGCACTTCGACCGCGACACCGGCGAACGTCTACTCTGCGATCAGTTCGGCACCCGCGATCTGAACGGCTTCGGCTGCACGGGGCTGGATCTCGCCATCGGCGCCGCGGGTTGTCTGCTGCAATATGTCCGCGACACCCAGTTCGCCGCCCTACCCCATCTGCGCGGGCTCACCACCGAGCAGCGCGACGAGGCCCTGATCCTGGACGCCGCGACCCGTCGCAACCTGGAGATCACCGAGAGTCTCGGCGGACGGCCCGAGCACACGCTGGCCGGCGTGCTCGATCGGACCGCGACTGCGATGGGCAGCCGTCTGCTGCGACGCTGGCTCGGTAGGCCTTTGCGCTCGCGATCGGACGTGCAGTCGCGTCATGCCGCGATCGGCACCTTGATCGACACGGGCGTCCAAACCGACTTGCAGACGGTCCTCGCCGGGATCGGGGATCTCGAGCGCATCCTCTCGCGTATCGCACTGCGCTCGGCGCGTCCGCGGGATCTGGCCGCGCTGCGCGATGCCCTGGCCGTGCTGCCGGATCTGCGTGCACCGCTCGACGGCTGCGACGATCCGCTGCTTCTGACTCTCGCCGAGGCGATCGGCACCCACCCCGAGGTGCTGGATCTGCTTCGGCGCGCAATCATCACCCAACCCCCCATGCTGATCCGAGACGGCGGCGTCATCGCATCCGGCCTCGACCCGGAGCTCGATCGGCTGCGTGAGCTCTCGAGCAACGCGGACCGTTTTCTACTCGACCTGGAGACCCGCGAGCGCGAGCGCACCGGAATCTCCGGGCTGAAGGTCGGCTACAACCGCGTCCACGGCTATTTCATCGAGCTCGGTCGCAGTCAGGCCGATCAGGTCCCGGAGGACTACATCCGCCGCCAGACGCTCAAAGGCGTCGAGCGCTATGTCACGCCCGAGCTCAAACGCTTCGAGGACGAGGTGCTGAGCAGCCGAGAGCGCGCACTGGCCCGCGAGAAGGCACTCTACGAGGATTTGCTAGGCACCCTCGCCGGGTCGCTCGCGCCCCTGCAAGCGAGCGCCGAGGCTATCGCGACGCTGGACGTGCTGGCGAATCTGGCCGAGCGCGCGCGGGCACTGGACTGGACCCGTCCGCGCCTGACCGACGAGGCGATCATCGAGATCGAAGACGGACGTCATCCCGTGGTGGAGACGGTCCTCGACGACCCCTTCATCGCCAACGGACTGCGTCTGGATCGCCGCCGTCGCATGCTGGTCATCACCGGGCCCAACATGGGCGGTAAATCCACCTATATGCGCCAGAATGCCCTGATCGTGCTGCTCGCCTTTAGCGGGAGCTACGTCCCGGCGCGCACCGCGTCCATCGGCCCAATCGACCGCATCTTCTCGCGCATCGGCGCCTCCGACGACCTCGCCGGCGGACGCTCGACCTTCATGGTGGAGATGGAAGAAACGGCCAACATCCTCAACAATGCGACCGCCCAGAGTCTGGTCTTAATGGACGAGGTCGGGCGCGGCACCAGCACCTTCGACGGGCTTTCGCTCGCTTGGTCGTGCGCTGTGGAGTTGGCCACGCGCATCGGTGCCTACGGTCTCTTCGCAACCCACTATTTCGAGCTGACGACATTGCCCGAGGAATATCCGGGTATCGCCAACGTCCACCTCGACGCGGTGGAGCACGGTGCCCGCATCGTCTTCATGCACGCCCTACGCGAGGGCCCGGCCAATCAGAGCTACGGCCTGGCGGTCGCCGCACTCGCGGGCGTCCCGACCCCGGTGATCGCGCGTGCACGCGTACGATTGCGCGAGCTGGAAGCCGGCGCGCGACGCCATGCGGAGCGCGATGCCGTGCAGCTCTCGCTCTTCCCGCCCGATCCCGAGCCCGCCGCGCCGCATCCGCTTTTGGAGGTTATGGAGACCATCGAGCCGGACAGCTTGACGCCTCGAGCAGCCTTGGATCTGCTGTATCGCCTGAAGGATCTCTCGGCCGATCGTCCATCTGTCGCTTGA
- the mrcB gene encoding penicillin-binding protein 1B, producing MFRWALLVVVGVGLAGTLYSVHLDRIVRGKFEGQRWALPARVYARPLEIYADRPLLGDQLQAELDRLNYRRVETPAAPGSYSRDGERFLIRTRSFRFWDGEEPGRTLQVNLADGRVAELADASDGSSPAPALVRLDPMLIASIYPTHNEDRVLVRRKEIPDLLVRTLIAVEDRSFYRHLGVDPRGIARAAFSNLRAGGVVEGASTLTQQLVKNFYLSADRTFERKINEALMALLLERRYSKDEILEAYSNEIYLGQDGSRAIHGFGLASDFFFNKPLEELGIPETALLVGLVQAPSSLDPRRHPQAALKRRNLVLDLMVRDGVISTAEAQAAKAAPLGVAEGGGRAVGEYPNFVSLVRRQLQRDYREEDLRSEGLNIFTTLDPSVQAEVERALPARLAELEKKRRMKAGSLEAAAVVTSVAQGEVLALAGGREAGYAGFNRALDSVRSIGSLVKPAVYLAALSKPERYSLTTSIQDTPVSMRVGDKIWAPKNYDHRVNGAVPLHRALSSSLNLATVNLGLSLGITEVTETLYRLGAQRRISKVPAILLGAVSLSPLEVAQIYQTIAAGGYRAPLRAIREVMDPNGRPLNRYPLAVEAVVDPRAAYLTTWAMQRVVTHGTARWLGAKLPKGMTMAGKTGTTDDMRDSWFAGFSGDKVAVVWVGRDDYQPMGLAGGTGALRVWGDFMLAIPNEPLSDVPPDGVVLAGRDQAPYVAGTTPAAGTGGEKKKTGREGGDEQDIAQAEPKPAADPEPAVEAKAAPKASSSKNLFMSDFYN from the coding sequence ATGTTCCGCTGGGCTCTGTTGGTCGTCGTCGGGGTCGGTCTCGCCGGCACCCTTTACAGCGTCCATCTCGATCGGATCGTGCGCGGAAAGTTCGAGGGGCAACGCTGGGCGCTTCCGGCACGTGTCTATGCACGCCCTCTCGAGATCTACGCGGATCGGCCTCTTCTCGGCGATCAGCTTCAAGCCGAGTTGGATCGTCTGAATTACCGGCGTGTCGAGACCCCTGCCGCTCCCGGGAGCTACAGTCGAGACGGGGAGCGCTTTCTCATCCGCACGCGATCCTTTAGGTTCTGGGATGGCGAGGAACCCGGGCGGACCTTGCAGGTCAACCTTGCCGACGGTCGGGTGGCGGAGCTCGCCGACGCCTCCGACGGCTCCTCCCCCGCCCCTGCGTTGGTGCGGCTCGATCCGATGTTGATCGCGAGCATCTACCCGACGCACAACGAAGACCGTGTTCTGGTGCGTCGCAAGGAGATCCCGGACCTGCTCGTGCGCACCCTGATTGCGGTGGAAGATCGCAGCTTCTATCGGCATCTCGGGGTGGACCCGCGCGGGATCGCACGTGCGGCTTTCAGCAACCTGCGCGCCGGAGGCGTGGTCGAGGGAGCGAGTACACTCACGCAACAGCTGGTCAAGAATTTCTACCTCAGCGCGGACCGGACCTTCGAGCGCAAGATCAACGAGGCACTGATGGCCCTGCTGCTCGAGCGACGCTACAGCAAGGACGAGATCCTCGAGGCTTATTCCAACGAGATCTACCTGGGCCAAGACGGCAGCCGGGCCATTCACGGTTTCGGCCTAGCGAGCGACTTCTTCTTCAACAAGCCGCTCGAAGAGCTCGGGATCCCCGAAACCGCTCTTCTGGTCGGATTGGTCCAGGCGCCGTCGAGCTTGGATCCGCGTCGCCATCCACAGGCTGCCCTCAAGCGCCGTAATCTGGTGCTGGATCTCATGGTCCGCGACGGGGTGATCAGCACCGCGGAGGCGCAGGCTGCGAAGGCCGCTCCGCTCGGGGTCGCCGAGGGTGGCGGACGGGCGGTCGGGGAGTATCCGAATTTCGTCTCGTTGGTGCGGCGGCAGTTGCAGCGCGACTATCGCGAGGAAGATCTCAGGTCCGAGGGACTGAACATCTTCACGACACTGGACCCTTCCGTGCAGGCCGAGGTCGAGAGGGCGCTCCCGGCGCGTCTCGCCGAATTGGAAAAGAAGCGCCGCATGAAGGCCGGCTCGCTCGAAGCCGCTGCGGTGGTGACATCGGTCGCTCAGGGCGAGGTGCTGGCGCTCGCCGGCGGTCGCGAGGCCGGCTATGCCGGGTTCAACCGGGCACTTGACTCGGTACGCTCGATCGGGTCGCTGGTCAAGCCGGCCGTTTATCTGGCTGCTTTGTCCAAACCCGAGCGTTATTCGTTGACCACCAGTATTCAGGACACTCCGGTCAGCATGCGGGTCGGCGACAAGATCTGGGCGCCCAAAAACTACGACCACCGCGTCAACGGGGCCGTGCCGTTGCATCGTGCGCTCAGCAGCTCGCTCAATCTGGCGACCGTTAATCTTGGCTTGAGTCTGGGCATCACCGAGGTGACGGAGACGCTCTATCGGCTCGGAGCCCAGCGACGTATCAGCAAAGTCCCCGCGATCTTGCTCGGTGCGGTCTCCTTGTCGCCCTTGGAGGTCGCTCAGATCTATCAGACGATCGCCGCAGGCGGATACCGGGCACCGCTGCGCGCCATTCGCGAGGTCATGGATCCCAACGGTCGACCGCTCAACCGCTATCCGCTGGCCGTCGAGGCCGTTGTCGATCCCCGGGCGGCCTATCTGACGACCTGGGCGATGCAGCGTGTGGTCACGCACGGTACGGCTCGATGGCTCGGCGCGAAGCTTCCGAAAGGGATGACGATGGCCGGCAAGACGGGTACGACCGACGACATGCGCGACAGCTGGTTTGCGGGATTCAGCGGGGACAAGGTAGCTGTGGTCTGGGTCGGCAGGGACGATTATCAGCCGATGGGGCTCGCCGGAGGCACAGGCGCCTTGCGGGTGTGGGGCGATTTCATGCTCGCCATCCCCAACGAGCCGCTCTCGGATGTCCCGCCCGACGGTGTCGTTCTCGCCGGCCGCGACCAGGCCCCGTATGTTGCCGGGACGACTCCGGCCGCGGGAACCGGCGGCGAGAAGAAGAAGACGGGCCGCGAAGGCGGGGACGAGCAAGACATCGCGCAGGCTGAGCCGAAGCCGGCGGCGGATCCGGAACCCGCGGTCGAAGCGAAGGCGGCGCCCAAGGCGTCGTCCAGTAAGAATCTTTTCATGAGCGATTTCTACAACTGA
- a CDS encoding MBL fold metallo-hydrolase gives MLFKQLFEPVSSTYTYLLGCEETREAILIDPVLPTWQRDLTEISKLGLKLVYTLDTHVHADHITSARTLKREAGSRIAHPAIDALTCVDVPIEEGTPLAVGSLRIDPLFTPGHTDGHHAYRIGERILTGDALLIDACGRTDFQSGDPTALYHSVAGKLFSLPEETLVYPGHDYEGRWVSSIAQEKTRNPRLGGNRSLKSFVELMNGLNLAYPKFIDYAVPGNRECGVCPPGVPDNLSQYCDQIGESRQG, from the coding sequence ATGTTGTTCAAACAGTTGTTCGAGCCGGTTTCAAGCACCTACACCTATCTGCTCGGCTGCGAGGAGACGCGAGAGGCGATTCTGATCGACCCCGTGCTGCCCACCTGGCAGCGCGACCTGACCGAGATCTCCAAGCTCGGATTGAAGCTGGTCTACACGCTCGATACGCACGTCCACGCCGATCACATCACCTCCGCACGCACGCTCAAGCGCGAAGCGGGCAGCCGGATCGCACATCCCGCAATCGACGCTCTCACCTGCGTCGATGTGCCGATCGAGGAAGGGACACCGCTCGCGGTCGGCAGTCTACGTATCGACCCTCTCTTCACACCCGGTCATACCGACGGACATCACGCTTACCGGATCGGTGAGCGGATCCTCACGGGCGATGCACTGCTGATTGACGCCTGCGGTCGCACCGATTTCCAAAGCGGCGACCCGACCGCCTTGTATCACAGTGTGGCCGGCAAGCTCTTCTCGTTGCCCGAAGAGACGCTGGTCTATCCCGGCCACGACTACGAGGGACGCTGGGTCTCGAGCATCGCGCAGGAGAAGACCCGCAACCCGCGGCTCGGCGGCAACCGCTCACTCAAGTCCTTCGTCGAGCTGATGAACGGGCTGAATCTCGCCTACCCGAAGTTCATCGACTATGCGGTGCCCGGCAACCGGGAATGCGGCGTCTGTCCGCCCGGAGTGCCGGACAACTTAAGCCAATATTGCGACCAGATCGGGGAAAGCAGGCAGGGCTGA
- a CDS encoding ABC transporter permease has product MSRQGVGWYRYWISFQTIFVKEILRFTRIWVQTILPSVITTTLYFVIFGRLIGDRIGTMGGLDYLDFIVPGLVLMGVITNAYSNVVSSFYSSKFSRYIEELLVSPAPNWVILAGYVAGGVARGLVVGLAVMLVAMIFTEIHIHSLAVTVLVITMTAVLFALGGFINAIYANSFDDISIVPTFVLTPLTYLGGVFYSIELLPGFWQGVSLANPVLYMVNAFRYGLQGVSDIPVGIAFGIIAIFILVLCVFSLHLLRRGVGIKT; this is encoded by the coding sequence TTGAGCAGGCAGGGTGTGGGCTGGTATCGCTACTGGATCAGCTTCCAAACAATCTTCGTCAAGGAGATCCTGAGGTTTACCCGGATCTGGGTCCAGACAATTCTGCCTTCGGTCATCACGACCACGCTCTACTTCGTGATCTTCGGGCGCCTGATCGGCGATCGGATCGGCACCATGGGCGGATTGGACTATCTCGACTTCATCGTACCGGGTCTGGTTTTGATGGGCGTCATTACCAACGCCTATTCCAATGTCGTGTCGTCCTTCTACAGCAGCAAGTTCTCCCGCTACATCGAGGAGCTTCTCGTCTCTCCGGCGCCGAATTGGGTGATCCTGGCGGGCTATGTGGCCGGCGGTGTCGCCCGTGGCTTGGTGGTCGGGCTGGCCGTCATGCTGGTCGCCATGATCTTCACCGAGATCCACATTCACAGCCTTGCGGTGACCGTGCTGGTGATTACGATGACGGCGGTGCTCTTCGCGCTGGGAGGCTTCATCAACGCTATCTATGCCAACAGCTTCGACGACATCTCGATCGTGCCGACCTTCGTGTTGACGCCGCTGACCTACCTGGGCGGGGTGTTCTACTCGATCGAGCTGCTGCCGGGGTTTTGGCAAGGCGTGTCTCTCGCCAATCCGGTCCTCTACATGGTCAACGCCTTCCGCTACGGACTACAGGGGGTCAGCGACATCCCCGTGGGTATTGCGTTCGGGATCATTGCGATCTTCATCCTGGTGCTGTGCGTGTTCAGCTTGCATCTGCTGCGTCGCGGGGTCGGCATCAAGACCTGA
- a CDS encoding ABC transporter ATP-binding protein, whose amino-acid sequence MPALDVQQLTKTYKGGFQALKGIDLTVEEGDFFALLGPNGAGKSTFIGILASLVNKTGGSVSVFGEDQDRTPELVKSFIGLVPQEFNFNLFLPVVEVVVNQAGYYGIPRREARVRAERYLKQLDLWDRRDTEMRKLSGGLKRRLMIARALVHEPRLLILDEPTAGVDIEIRRSMWTFLRELNAGGTTIILTTHYLEEAESLCRNIAIINHGEIAERTSILALLNRLHTETFVLNLKGRLSELPQLGGFVLQHLDDCTLEVEMSREHTINGLFEALSRNGIEVISLRNKQNRLERLFLEMVDRRGGAGWSSSDAASAPDAGREVIA is encoded by the coding sequence ATGCCCGCACTCGACGTACAGCAGCTGACCAAGACCTACAAAGGCGGTTTCCAAGCCCTGAAGGGAATCGACCTGACGGTCGAGGAGGGGGATTTCTTCGCCCTGCTGGGACCGAACGGGGCAGGCAAGTCGACCTTCATCGGCATCCTCGCCTCTTTGGTGAACAAGACCGGCGGCAGCGTGAGCGTCTTCGGCGAGGATCAGGATCGCACGCCTGAGCTGGTCAAGTCATTCATCGGCCTCGTGCCGCAGGAGTTCAACTTCAATCTCTTCCTGCCCGTCGTGGAGGTGGTGGTCAATCAGGCCGGCTACTACGGCATCCCGCGACGCGAGGCTCGCGTGCGTGCCGAGCGATATCTCAAGCAGCTCGATCTATGGGACCGGCGCGACACCGAGATGCGCAAGCTCTCCGGCGGTCTGAAGCGGCGCCTGATGATCGCGCGGGCATTGGTGCACGAGCCGCGGCTGCTCATCCTCGACGAGCCGACGGCGGGCGTGGATATCGAGATCCGACGCTCGATGTGGACCTTCCTGCGCGAGCTCAACGCCGGCGGGACGACCATCATTCTCACGACCCACTATCTCGAAGAGGCGGAGAGTCTCTGCCGCAATATTGCCATCATCAACCACGGCGAGATTGCGGAGCGCACCAGCATCCTCGCGTTGCTCAACCGGCTCCATACCGAGACCTTCGTCTTGAACCTCAAGGGCCGGCTCTCCGAGCTGCCTCAACTCGGCGGTTTCGTGCTCCAGCACCTCGACGACTGCACGCTGGAGGTCGAGATGAGCCGCGAGCATACCATCAACGGTTTATTCGAGGCCCTATCGCGTAACGGCATCGAGGTGATCAGCCTGCGCAACAAGCAGAATCGCCTCGAGCGGCTCTTTCTGGAGATGGTCGACCGCCGTGGCGGCGCCGGATGGTCGAGCTCGGATGCGGCGTCCGCGCCCGATGCCGGGCGCGAGGTGATTGCTTGA